The Periplaneta americana isolate PAMFEO1 chromosome 16, P.americana_PAMFEO1_priV1, whole genome shotgun sequence genome segment aaatcaataataagcgagatatttcggtttatttaattcaggcacgCTTATAAACCCCTTTTtacataaagtattttgaatgacatatagcctaaaatctaagttacaacgaacttaatttatgttccaattttcatcgaaatccgttcagccattatcgcgtgaaaaggtaacaaacatccagacagacagacatacaaacaaaaattccaaaaaagcgattttcggtttcaggatgattaattacacaagttaacaccaattatttttagaatagcgaaaattaccagaaaaatttcgcttacagatttattattagtatagatatagataataaagtaTGAAGATGTAAAGTGTTAGGCCAAATATAAAGATCTATGgaaaaatgcagaaacatacctttaacataatacgtaacaaaacacgtcattatctattaagtatgtgccaattagcgtaaactcagtgaactttaaatgctgtaaatattaaatgaaaagaaacatatttatagctaatttattgcaaaaaaatattaataaacatacttagaaaaccaacaaagtgaatGTATGCATCTAGAAACTATACGTAGTTCAGaagtatagcaggcattccgaatcttcaacaaaactgcaacatttatgggatcacaaaacagctgtttttacaatgaatttgaaaatCAACGGAGTAACTTTATatcaggcgagacccaacaatttggttagaattctgatacaccacaaaccacaaataagactataagaatgtagtttatacaatatttaatatctagACGAATTGTCAATGACTTTGTCATCATTAActgtaaaaattgccaaagactgcaatcatttcattttcatttattgtcttgtttttatcgccaacacgcatttagtttataatacatcaacaattaacgtttggtacgatggcgaacataattccatcgacacacacttatattgtaacattaatttacattgaaaatcggcattagcacaaacacattCTTTTGTGTCGTAGACCTCctcttgacagttaattacagtgttaccGAACCAATGCTCAGGCTTTGTttaaatgcataataataataataataataataataataataataataataataataataataataataataataatcaaatgaaaaaaattgggAAAATCCAGGAAGGGTGGCTGTTTTCCCGATCAAGTtgacgtaataggcctatatcacgtGAATACGTccgcacattacattacaatcatGAAAGACTGCTTTAATAAAACTGTGCCAATTTAActtatctaaataaaattaataatataatatagggggCAATGTAGTGAATCGATTTAATATACGTATAGTAAGTGGATAAGTGTAGTAACGCCATCATTCTGATATTTATCGTATTAGTTCCTTTTACAATAAAAGTTAATTAAGTCGTGATCTATTTgccatattaactgtaataaggTTAAcagcaaattaattaattcagttccattaaataataatgaagtcATATTTGAATACCTTTGGAAGTATTTGATGTTAATTGTGCGTAAATATAACTTTTAGGGGCTTCATCAACACGTTCGTAGCGTAATGACTGTGACAGCGATTGACCTAACAAAAAGTCCAAGGATCGAACCCTGGCGTATTCAAAGGCAAGTCAtgtattccaaaatttaatatgagagagagatagagagagagagagagagagagagcgcggGGGGGGGGGCGTGCAATGGAGTGATGTAGGGTGGCAAAAAGAAGAGAGGGTGTCTGCTCccgattaaattcatattttgaggTATTGCCATCGTGAGTGACGTCATATGTTGCGTCATCGATCTCTTAGTGTTCTGGAAAAACAGCGACTGATTTTTAGATCTTAccaaaagaaaaatatgaaatttacgaAACCCTTTTGAAACGTTCATTCTGTAGACGCAATTTTTTGAAATCAAGAATCcaaaataacttagaaattacaaaTTCTGTATATTAACCGCAGTTTATTCTAGTGTTACCATAATTATATTCTTCAGCTTTAATCGTGacaaaataaaagacaaatgCATACCATACTGCTGCAAATTTGTTCCTTATTTACGTAAACAACTTTACGGAAAACAAATGAAACAGCCATTGGATATAGTACATTTTAGCTACAGACTAGCATTCGATACGTACAAAAACATTCGATAGTTCCATCACTAGTATACCTTTCAAGAGGAGGAAGAGGGATCCCGTGGCTTGTCCCGAAGTTGTGTTATGTTATCCTTAGCAGGAAACACCTATGATGACGATGAGATCCAAGATGCAGTGGCTCACAACTATGGAGAAAAAAAAGATACATTACATTGAAGAATGAGGGACCACAACCCTTTACAATTAACAGGATGccatatgcaaggcataccataagcctaaactaaccaaacctaccTCTCACTGATTATCTACTTTATAAAAACTAGTTTgctataaaacacaaaataatttgtGTACGGCATAACGAAAtcctgaaaaagaagaaaaaaaaaatcagccctAAACGTCTCCTCACTGATGCTAGACTTCACGTAAACTTGATATCTAATTTTGCACATACCGTAAATTTGTATAACTATACCATACCACACCATACCATACTTCCATTTCATAATGAAATAACGTAACATAAATCAGTTGTCAGTCATGAGGGGTGGCTACAATGGCCCTCCGCCAAAGAACATCCAAAATCTATTAcacacttgggggggggggaaattgtaATTTCGAAAATCACCTTTTTATCTGCAAAGGAGAATACAATAGTATCGCCACTTACAGCTGACAAAATCATCTGCACCTAACCTCTACAACTTCCACAGAGACACGCCAAGACGCACATCAAAATATAGAACTTCATCATTATTCATAGCGCCCTTATACGGAACCTACACACGGTCAATAAGATACTACTCAATGAAACAAATGACAGTCCGCGAAaggaccaacgagcacagaatacatgtatgtcacaaacaatagccaatattttcaaaacgaggggtcattgaccACCCATACCAGGCattactttaaacagtacgtcttgtactttcatctcacacaatcttatttaatacgatgatatacagagcatgtcctctaCTTGTAAGTTAAAAATAGAGATGCAAATTTTCTTTCTGTtcgtaaaaatgaaaaataaaaatataaaatttgaaatttctaaaaatcattCAACAAATTTCATTAACAGTCTTAGTTTTCATTTAACACAAAATTTGTGATTTTGTGGTATGTAGGGTTACTCTAAGCGCAGATATGATTGTCTTTTAATACTGCATTTCTTATGTCTGTATCTGCACCATAAAGGTCAGAagtgaaaatgttgtatttaagAGGCTTCATACACTGATATGAAGCTATGTTAGGGAAACAGAGggtctacttaaaataatatgagataAGAGATTACCTGTAGCTCCTTCCCCTTTATTGGAGGCATTCAAATAATTCACAATTCACCAAAGAACAAATGTAGCAATTCACGAAGCAACTGTATATGTACTACAGGccaattacctgtaaaaattgaagtatgtaACTCTAGAGTTGTAGCGCGAGGTATTTTATGACCCCATCCAAATTGATTTTCGTGCAGTGGAAAACATTATTACGGAATTTCACTTTACCCACCCCTTAACTTTTCCTGCATTTCTTGCCTTTAATTTGATGTCAGTAACAAGGGGATGGAAACCGAAAATCCTAAGAAAAGAGCTTATTTTTAAAGCCGTGTGTTGAAAAGTGCAGAAAATATCCCAGATCATCAGTCCTGTTGCTTTTCTAGAGAGTACCATACTGCGTGTCTGTAATTTCACCGAGTGATCTGCTATCGAGAAGTTGAGTTAATCATTAAGTTATAGTTTTCGGAAACGAGAAATGTTCAAGTTTCGCGCCGTCAATATTTCGTGAGAatttttccaacacagtttcattgtaTCTACACTGAGATCATCTCTACCAATTAACATGACAGGAACCTGCTTATTAGAAATGTAGGGCTACTTTGATCAACTACCCTACTACCATGACAAATATGTTAAATCTTAGTTGGTAAAATTTCATAATGCAATATCTTTACTATCCGTATTTAATTCAGTACAATATGCTTTTGCTGCAAACCAATGTTAACCCAGATTGAATTTATACtaccatgaatttaatttgtatttttatttctgaaatgtgcgttatggtaaaaaaaataaataagggtTAATTGTGATATAATGTGATTTCACTATGAACTTCGTCCAGGCAATGAATTCCCGGTACCCTGGGCAGTAATATTCTCACCGTCTGCTCCAATAAATGTTATCCTTTCCTCTAGAAATAAAGCACTAATAAAATGTGAAGAAGATTTAACCTTCAGCATAAAAGTTTCCAGAAAATGTGAATGTAGCAAttgtattttaagaaacaaatttaacCCCATCTTTTGTTGCTTTCAAATAGCTTATCGACTAGTTTCCTGTAATTCTTTGACCTTTATTTTCTTCTCGATATAAATGAGTATTTCTAGCAGTCTCCAAGACAGTTTGaaaagttttattttgttttaacgtGATAAATTCTTCGTTTACATTTATGCTAAATGACTTAAGACCGACTTCACCATGTTGCTAAAGCCTCTGTAACTAAAGGCGATTTAACTTAAAGAGGGGAGTTAAAGACAATTAAGTTTTTATGTGCAATTCACAACTGTAATCGAGGcttaaaataaagtcaattagCTAAATCTACTTTAAGTTTTCACAGTCTTCTTGTTTCATactaaaatacattattcagaAGGCCGTGGtgcctgtttagaaactctctttatttataatacaattttacgAAGTGATTTATTTTGCAACTAAATCAAACCTAAaagaaatgttacattttaaattgaagtatgttatttatatatttgtatcaCCAATCCATCTTAAATTATAGTTTACCTGTGAAATAGAGGAGATTAGCAAGTTTCAAATTATGTAGTCCCTATGTGTTATCATGGAGGTAAAGAAAAGAATACGAAGTTCAAACTTCTCTGAAGCAGAAAAACATATATTACTCGAAGTCATTtccaaatatattaaaataatacaggatAAGAAGACAGATGGCCAAACAGttgaagaaaaaaggaagggatgGCTGCAAATTGAGAGAGATTTCAATGCAAGAAACCTTGTAGCCAGACCATGGgcaatattgaaaacaaaatggGAGAACATGAAAACAGAAGCAAGGCGACAATATGCCGCGTCAAAAGTAGAGAGGCTGAAAACAGGCGGAGCCCCATATAAGAGTCCAGTTGAAAACGAATTGGTGGAAAAAGTAAAAACTTTGATTGGTGCTACTCTGGATGGCTTGCAGTCACCCTATGATTGTGATGCCGATTATGCAATAGAGATTGCAGCAGTGGAAAATAGTGTCCCTTCACTCGTCAACAATCCTGCTGAAGAGCCATCGTCTGCTAGTTCCACATCATGTAGCTTCCCTCCTAAAGGTCAGAATTTTGATTTGATTTTTGACAGTGGTCTTGAAAATGTAGAAGTAGCATTAGAGCCGGGTGAACAAAACTGGACTCAATGGACTTCAACACAGCTTGGTCAGCCTATCTCAGAATCTCCGAAATTTCCTGTGTCAGAAGAACCCACCTCTAGTGTAACCTCGGTGTCTCAGGCGGTAACTAATACTGCAACTACCGAAGAAACTCCTGCAAAGAACAGCACCCAGATTAGCAGACGGCGCCCACATTTGCGGAAGCCAGAGAAATCAAACAGACTTCTGGCAGCTAAACTGGAACTTTTAGAACTTACCATGAGACACGCAAATGAAAAAGCAGCTATGAGAGAAGAACTGTTTAAGGAGCAAATGAAACAAGAAAAGCTAAAAACTAGAATTTTGTTACTGCAGTTGAGGAAAGcaaagaaacatttataatagAGTTCATATGAAGTGTGATTTTTTTTCAAACCATTTTCATAATGTCGACAAAAATTCTCGATTTCAATATTTCTACTTCATGTTTTTGTAACAGAATTCATATGTGTGAACAAGTcagattaatataaattcactttGGTCAGTAAATGTCGTGAACCACTTTTGGGAAAGCAACTGCCTGTATATAGGCAGTGATTGTTAAGCTATTGTCCACATGTTGCATGCATACAGGAGGTGTTTACCTGAATGTGACGTCACCACATCCTACTGCTCTTGTTAGATAGTaccgtaagtaacgtcattaatttcagagtgttATTTCCTAAGATACTTTAAACATAAAAGTGTAATTCAGtcttcctcgtttttgcttcctttccgaaataaaaatagcctaattagtagtgtgttttgggaaagcgattgatttaattcccaatattctcaatAAATTTAAGAGATCAATGTCTTATGCTAATGGataactgaaagaattttagttttgtcctttaaatatgtagaaattttatcTAAACaactgtaacattttaaaattcttttttagaacgaaatgttacattttttttttttcgttgttggtaactctatacaTCTATTAGATGTTTTatagttgtgctaacagatggagttacttgtcaacaatgtgacgctgaaacgtgtgttcaggttactgcccagcgacagtcctgatatataaaagttacatttgtacCAATCAAATGTCTGCACATCTAAAGGGCAAATCTAAAatactttcaatcattcattatcataatacactgattaCTTAAATTACCCGatcgtattgggaattaaatcaattttattgctttcccaaaacatgctatggaaTGTTTCGTatagaaaaatgttttttctctcgaaaaggaaacaaaaacgagcgaaattgtattcagggtatatgtacgtgaacgagcacaaatattatcagaaaatgcacgctctaaatttctaaaattttataaggaaatgaattcacaattttacaaaaattacaaggtaccacaacaagacttattagaacttaaatatctgataaaaatataaaaaagattaccaataatattttttaaaattcactttttactttaaattaaattttccaaaatttgaaaattttcacatataTCATTTcacaactccacaaccattagagatataattcagaaattttgtacactgatttaatatGCATTAATGCTAAAGGTAGACCACAAAAAtatccatttctttgaaaacagaaaGATTAGGCCacaaaacattatgcaaattttaatatattctatatatgacaaataaaaaattaattgtattaaaataaacaactctacatgtctgagagtagtctactttacagaaataagtgtttattacatgcagaaaaaatattaaagatgtcagagagaccataacaatgttatgattaccaaaagatgtaactgcagaaatttttttctttttttcataatttgaTAAAA includes the following:
- the LOC138691994 gene encoding myb/SANT-like DNA-binding domain-containing protein 3; protein product: MEVKKRIRSSNFSEAEKHILLEVISKYIKIIQDKKTDGQTVEEKRKGWLQIERDFNARNLVARPWAILKTKWENMKTEARRQYAASKVERLKTGGAPYKSPVENELVEKVKTLIGATLDGLQSPYDCDADYAIEIAAVENSVPSLVNNPAEEPSSASSTSCSFPPKGQNFDLIFDSGLENVEVALEPGEQNWTQWTSTQLGQPISESPKFPVSEEPTSSVTSVSQAVTNTATTEETPAKNSTQISRRRPHLRKPEKSNRLLAAKLELLELTMRHANEKAAMREELFKEQMKQEKLKTRILLLQLRKAKKHL